A stretch of DNA from Limnohabitans sp. MORI2:
CTGAAGATCACGGCCTTAGACCCCAACGTCTCAGCTTCCGATATCAAGGGCACGACATCTGCCAAAGGTGTGGTCGTGACGCAAGGCACAGCCGTTGTCGCTGCAGACAAAATTGCTTTGCAAGAGACACCGTACACACGTGCCACGGCGGCGTTCACATTTGCCGACGCGGCCGTCGGGTTTAAAGCCACTTTTGGCACAGCAACACCGCCGCTGTTTGAAGAAGCGACATCTGGCTCAGACTTGGCCGACAAGCTGAACAAGAACGCCACCTTTGTGGCGGACTACATTGCCACGTATTCAGCTGCCGACAAGTCCCTCACCATCACCGCAAAAGACCCATCGAGCGCAAGCGCTCAAACCATTGCCAACTCGGTCAAGGTTTTGCAAAGCGTGACGGAAGCTACGGGCCCATTTGTTCAAATCGAAGACATTGATGCAACAACGGGCGTATCCAACAATCCCGTGTTGACAACCGGTGTTGCCTCTGCCTTGGACAGCAGCAAACGAAGCATTGATGATTTGAAAAATCTGTTCACAGTTAATGTGGATAACTCGATCGACTCCGTCACCGTGGGCTTGGATCACTTGATTGAGAGCATGAGCAAGCTGCCAGCCAGTGCCAGCAAAAAGCTCTCAGGTACCCAAATTGCCGCTGAATTGACCAATGTGATTGCGCGTGCCTATGGTGACGAAAAGCCTTTCAATTTTTCAACGGTCGGCGCACCGACGTTCTCGTTGTCCTTGACTCGCGCAGACAAATCCACACTTCCTAAGTTGCCGATTGATTTGTCGACGTTGAAAGATTTGCGCAATGAGGATTTGGTGCGTGAAGTTCAAAAACAAATCGATGATGATCCTCAATACAGTGGCAACTTGGTCGTGAGCTATGACACGGCCAAGCAGCAGCTGGTTTTCACGCCTACGAACAATGCCAAAGTCACGGTGTCCAGCGATCAAACGGCTATGAATTTGGCAGATCCTTTAGTGCAGGGCGTCAATGATTCATCCGTTGGCTTGCCTTTGTCGCCCTCTGTTTCTACATCGCCGTTCCGTGCGCTCAACGATCAACGCTACGGCATGAAGGTTGAATACGACGCCGTCAAGCAATCCTTTGTTTTCCAGTCTGGTACGACAGGCGATGCCTCTGGCTTGTCCATCACGGGCATTCGTCCCGGCAGTTTGGCAACACAAATTTCCAAAGGTTTGGGCATGACGGGTGACCCCGCCAACTACATCATCACGCCTTCGACGGTCGATGCCCTACGCGGCGTCGCTTCTAAGCCCGCGGTGCTCACAGGCAACCCATTGGCAGTGAACGTCGATAACAACTTCTCGGTCGACAGCACCAACAACCAGTTTGTGGTGTCCGTTAACGGCATCACTGGAACCGTGATCATTCCACCCAAGGACACATACACCCTGGGTACGTTCATGGAGGCTTTGCAAAACGGCATCAACAACCTGCAAGGTCCATCAAAGAATGGTTTAACACCTGAGTCTGTCAACGGCGTGAAGGTGAGCTACAACAGCAAGAGCAACGCGCTTGAATTCACCACAGGAACGGCATCGACCAGCTCTTATGTGAAGATCACTGGCGATGCACGTTGGGGCTTGGATGGTTTGGATGCCAAGTTTGGTTCCACCACCACATGGATCAAACCAACGCCTTTCAAAGATGACAAAGGCGCAACGGTCTACATCGACGGCTTTGGTGCCGAATCCTCCACCGCCACTGGTTTTGATACGCTGCCTGCATGGTCACCGGTTTACTTTGACAAAGGTGAGCTGACGTTTGACACCGCTGGTAATTTGATTTCACCAAAGCAAGGTGCTCAGTTAGACACCGTGTACTTGCCAAACGGTAAAGGCGCTTTGACCATGAACATCGACTACGCCAAGTCAACGCAGTTCGCGTCTCCCTTCTCCGTGTTGTCACAGTCGCAAGATGGTGCGCCTGAAGGTGACTTGGTGGGCTTGGCCATTGCCGACGATGGTTTGGTTTCTGCCAGTTTCTCGAATGGTTCACAGAAGTCTTTGGGCAAAGTGGTGTTGGTGAACTTCTCAAACCCCTCTGGTTTGCGCCAGATCGGCGACACCAACTACTACAAAACATCTGATTCAGGTGTGCCTAAGTACGGCGAAGCCGGTTCTGCAGGTTTCGGTACGGTGCGCTCAGGCGCGACCGAGCGTGCCAACGTCGACTTGACCCAAGAATTGGTGGACTTGATCACCGAGCAACGTAACTTCCAAGCCAACGCCAAGGCCATGGAAACCAGCACCTCGATGACCAACACCATCATTCAGATCCGTAACTAATAAGTTGCATTAAGAGCCTGATATGGACCGCTTATCTTTCAACGCGATGGCGGCGATCAACGAAGATCGCTTGATTCGACAACAACTGTCGAACGACTTGGCCAACGTGACCACTGTAGGTTTCAAGCGCACGTTTGAAGCCACCATCCA
This window harbors:
- a CDS encoding flagellar hook-basal body complex protein; protein product: MSFYTALTGLNAATAQMGVTSNNIANVSTTGFKRSRTDFGDIFATSPLQKASATIGQGVALKKVTQEFGQGNLVFSSNTLDLAISGDGFFPLKSQDGFQDIFTRNGVFMMNDQNNVVNSAGQKLMAASVDSSGKANLDDMNVLTIPQKTTGMAKQTSKVSLGLNFPADAAVITKDFNRNDPETYNKSTALTVYDAGGNSYLASVYYVKTQNASQETPNNKWQTYVYVGDKLVNASLQQATNNLGEEMYVNKYGELKAKSDFKTPEQIAELNSSFSKKTIKFSLDQLTDVRVSKPATVNGGMATDLGTGSNDGIDFANYLNISKSDLLRQQGSSAVTYTLDSNVVGARSIEFGPNAARVTVDIPATGSTPPTVEQVASTLNLNASFASTYVAQAAKPAVAFEGINFGATAPTTNPFASFSINIGGKQMDLTSLSVNTVSGVDMATELQTKLQAMDEGRSNISVAWDDATKSLTITDSAQRNISGATLTKVTSAASDVSTGNAIKYADSILKITALDPNVSASDIKGTTSAKGVVVTQGTAVVAADKIALQETPYTRATAAFTFADAAVGFKATFGTATPPLFEEATSGSDLADKLNKNATFVADYIATYSAADKSLTITAKDPSSASAQTIANSVKVLQSVTEATGPFVQIEDIDATTGVSNNPVLTTGVASALDSSKRSIDDLKNLFTVNVDNSIDSVTVGLDHLIESMSKLPASASKKLSGTQIAAELTNVIARAYGDEKPFNFSTVGAPTFSLSLTRADKSTLPKLPIDLSTLKDLRNEDLVREVQKQIDDDPQYSGNLVVSYDTAKQQLVFTPTNNAKVTVSSDQTAMNLADPLVQGVNDSSVGLPLSPSVSTSPFRALNDQRYGMKVEYDAVKQSFVFQSGTTGDASGLSITGIRPGSLATQISKGLGMTGDPANYIITPSTVDALRGVASKPAVLTGNPLAVNVDNNFSVDSTNNQFVVSVNGITGTVIIPPKDTYTLGTFMEALQNGINNLQGPSKNGLTPESVNGVKVSYNSKSNALEFTTGTASTSSYVKITGDARWGLDGLDAKFGSTTTWIKPTPFKDDKGATVYIDGFGAESSTATGFDTLPAWSPVYFDKGELTFDTAGNLISPKQGAQLDTVYLPNGKGALTMNIDYAKSTQFASPFSVLSQSQDGAPEGDLVGLAIADDGLVSASFSNGSQKSLGKVVLVNFSNPSGLRQIGDTNYYKTSDSGVPKYGEAGSAGFGTVRSGATERANVDLTQELVDLITEQRNFQANAKAMETSTSMTNTIIQIRN